DNA sequence from the Eubacterium sp. 1001713B170207_170306_E7 genome:
GATATTGTTGTTCGCCAGAATATCGGTCAGCTTGCCGGCGTAGTCCACATCGTCCAGCTTTGGGCAGCCGATGAGCGTGATCCGATTTTTAATGAATTCATTGTGGAAATCACCATAAGCGTAGGCTGTGCAGTCCGCGGCAATGAGCAGGTCCGCGTTGTCGAAGTAGGGCGCTTTTGGCGGCGCCAGCTTGATCTGCACCGGCCACTGGTTTAAGCGGGACTGCACAGGGGCAGCATGGTGGTTTTCGCCCGCTGCCTTTGTATGGTGCTCAATTTTGCGGGAGCTGGTTCCAGGGCAGCCGCAGGCCAGCGTCTTGGGCTGAACCCTTTCGGCCTCCATTTTGGCCTGTACAGCGGCTTCGTCATAGGCGGCGGCCTCCCGTTCTTCAAAATGAATGGCATCCTCAGGACATACCGGCAGACAATCCCCCAGACCATCGCAGTAATCGTCCCTTAGCAGCGTGGCAACGCCGTCGGCCAGGCCGATGGCCCCTTCGTGACAGGCGTCGACACACAGGCCGCAGCCGTTGCATTTTTCTTTATCGATTTTAATGATTTTACGTATCATCATAGTTCCTCCAGTTCAGGTGTTGACAACAGTATAACACATTTATCAGAGGAATTCTGTTGCATCAGCAACAAAAGGATTTTAATAAAAAACCTTTAAGCGTTCAGATAAAGGCTGGAAATCCTTGTCGCCAGGCATGGCAGTAGGTTCGCCGAAGGGCATCTGCGCTCTTAAACGCCAGGAATCCGGAACCTGCCACTCTTTTTTAACGGCTTCATCGATGAGTGGGTTATAGTGCTGCAGGTTTGCGCCTAAGCCTTCAATTTCCAGGGAATTCCATACAGAGAACTGCAGCATACCGTTGGCCTGCTCTGCCCATACGGGGAAGTTGTCCGCGTACAGTGGGAACTGTTCGACCAGACTGTCTGTAACGGTATCGTCAATGAAATACAAAACGGTTCCATGGCCGGCCTTAAAGCCGTTAATCTTATCCTCGGTCTGCTGGAATTTGTTTGCAGGCACCTTCTGGCGCAGTGTCTCCATGACGATATCCCAGAGCTTATCGTGCTGCTCGCCGAAAAGCAGAATGACCTTTGAGCTTTGGCTGTTAAAAGCAGAAGGAGTATGCTTGATGGCATGGCCGATCACTTCCTCGATTTTATTATCGGAGATGGGGCTTTTTTTGCTGATGGCATAGAAACTGCGGCGGTTTAAAATCGCACTGTAAAAATCTTTTGACATAATGTAGTCTCCTTTTAATTTAAATTTATATACGAAATAATATTTTAGAATAATTATTATTTAAAATTATACCCGGCTTATTTAAAAAATAACATCAAGGAGAAGAAATATAATGTGATTTTAAAAAAATTGTGCTACAATGGGTCAGGAAAAGTATGGAGGTGGCAGCTATGGAAGCAGCAGGAAGAAAAATTCTAAAGGTTGGCGGCATTTTAATGGCCATCATCGGCGTCTTTGGGGCGGTTATCGCCATTTCCGGCATCATCGGCTACAATAATATGGACGCGTCGATGGCAGCGGATATGGAAAAAATTATGGGTGTGACCATCAAAGACCTCTCGGTCAACCTGATGGTGAGTACGGTGATCTGTGTCTTTGAGCTTGTGGTGGGAATTCTGGGTATCGCCTTTTCCAAAAAAGCGGAGAAGGGTGCCCTGTGCTTTATTCTCGGCATCATCATTATTGTGTTCCAGGTGGGCTCTGTCATTTACGGCAGCCTGCAGACAGGCTTTACAGCAGACATGATCCTAACCCTGGTGGCTGGGCTGATCATTCCCGGGGTTTATACCCTTGGCGCCTGGAAAAATATGCGGTCAGCACAGCAGGCATAAAAAAACGTCCCTTAGGGGACGTTTTTTTGTAAATAGGAATTGGCCGTCTGATTATACCAAGTATTCTTCTTCCTGGTTGTTGCGCATGGAGAACAGGAAGAACGGCTGGGTGATCGCAAAAATAATGCTGAGCACCAGGAATAACACAGCGTTTTCCGGTTTATACATGCGGTAGAGACGGTATAATGCGCCGTAATAGTAAACGCCGTAAGCGATAGGGAACAGCCAGCCAATGAATGGAATCATGGAAAGCAGTCCGCTTGCAAACGGAAGCAGCGGCAGAAATACATGGGCGTATGGAATAACCCATGAGCCAAAAGCCACCTTTTCGTTAATGATTTTGCCCATCAGATAAGTTTTCGCGATGGGAATCCAGGCCAGCCAGGGGCTGTCCAGTCCGCGGTTTTTGGCCATCTGATACAGGCTGAGGGAGTTAAAAACATAACAGACGATACCAACAATTAAAATGATAACAAAATAGGCGGCCAGGAAAGACAAAATAATGGCGGCAACGCCCGCGTCTGTTGAAGAGTAATAGAAACTATCGGACATGTTGTTTCTCCTTTCATATATTTTAGAGAAGCTCTAATTAATTTTATTGTAGCATTTTAGATGAATAGAAGCAATGTTTTTTTAAAAAATGAATATTATGATATTTATATTGGATTTAATGAAACGTATAATAAAAGCTCCGGAAAACTCCGGAGCTTTTATTGTTTAGATACCGTTTTTATCAAGATGGTCTTCCATGCGTTTTTTCATGTCATCGTCAATTACGATCTTTCCATCAATTTCGTAGTTATAGAGATGGGCGATGATATCTCTGACCGTCACGATCGGGTAGGTGGTAATGCCGAACGCTTCCCTGACTTCCTGGATTGCGCTTTTGTCATTGCTGCCCTTTTCCATCCGGTCAACAGAAATGATGAGCGCGGTAATGTCGACATCGGCAATGCCCTTGAGCAGCGGAACGCTCTCGCGGACCGAGGAGCCGGCAGTGATAACATCCTCGATGATGATGGCTTTGTCACCGTCCTGAGGCTTGTAGCCGATAATGCTGCCACCCTCGCCGTGGTCCTTGGCTTCCTTGCGGTTAAAGCAGTAGGGAATATTGACGCCGTGGTCTCTGTAAAGGGAAACCGCAGAGGTAATGACAAGTGGTATACCCTTGTAGGCAGGACCATACATAAAATCCATTTCTCCGATGTTTTCCCTGATGCAGGCCGCGTAGTATTCGCCCAGCTTTGAAATCTGCTCGGCGGTTTTATAGTTGCCGGTATTGATGAAATAAGGTGTTTTACGGCCGCTTTTGGTCACGAAATCGCCAAAGGTCAAGACGCCGGAGCGCACCATAAAATCGATAAAGTCTTCTTTGTAACCCATAGTATCCTCCAGATAATTGTTTTCTAAATAAAATTATATACGATATCCGTCCAGGTGGCAAACAGTTTATCCATTACCGAGCAGATGGCGTTCCAGATTCACGACAAAGTCCTGGATATTGGTGATAAAGGATTCGCTGCTCAGGCTGCCGCGGTCCTTAAGCTTGTTGACCACAAACTCTGAGATGTCAACCGTGTAGAAGTAAACCGGCCGCACCACACCGCCCACCAGCTGGTAGGAGGGGGTCATATTGCCGGTCGCGATGGTGTGGAGCTGGGTCGCGAGGCAGATGACAGTGGTCGCTCTGCGGGTGTAGGCCCGCATGGCGTCCTGTGCCTGGTAGACGTCGGAATAGACGCCGGGCAGCGGGCCGTCGTCGCGGATTGAGCCGGCCAGCACCATGGGAATATCCTTTTTTAGACAGGCATGGACAATACCGTCGCGGATGTTATAGTCGCGGATCAGATTCTTGAGCGACCCGGAGGATCGTGCTCGGTTGATGGTTTCGATATGGTGGTAATGCCCGTTTTTGCAGCTGCATTTTGAATAAATATCCTGCCCCAGGGCCGTGTGGAAAAAGCTCGCCTCCAGGTCATGGGTCGCCAGGGCGTTGCCGGCAAAAAGCGCGTCGACATAGCCGGCTTTTATGAGCGCGGACATGGCGTTGCGGGAATCATAGTCAAAGGCCACGGCCGGCCCCAGCACCCAGACCACATAGCCATGGTCCTTTTCATAGCGCAGCAGGTCGTAGAGCCGGTCATAATCGCTGGAAAAAGCCGTTTCTCTGGAGTTGTTCATCCGAAAGGCAAAGTTGTCCGTGTTGTCCTGAAAATTCCGATTAAAAGCGTTCTGGTGGACGTAAACGCCGGTGTCGCCATTATCGCTCCGGCCTACCACCACCGCGTCCCCTTTCTTGACGTTTCGGAATTCGACCGCGTGGGGAAGGCCGTCCTCGATGACGACAACACAGTCCATCCGGCTTTCACGGATCAGGATCCAGTGGCCGCCGATTTTAAAATACTCCGGAAAAATGGAGGTCGCGTAGAAATTTTCAGGAACGACGCCGTCCATGGGGGCTGGTTCGGTATGAACGTCCGGAGAGCCGGCAAAATGCTCGGTGTGAAAGTCCGGTGGGATGTACTCAGGTAATTTAAACATAATTCTAATTCACTCCTAATTGATAGCCATAAAATAGTTTTCCTTTTAAAGCCCATTATAGCACTTTAAAATCAGGGATTCAACGCAGGACAAAAGGCACGGACGGATATTTTTCGAAAAGTATTGACAAAAGAAAAAAGATTCTCTATAATACAAAAGCATATAAAACATATATGAGTAAATAAGATTTGAATTTTACAGGTTTGGCTCTTGAACGCTGTATACCTTGACAAAGGCTTTAAATCTAGAATATAATTGTAAAAGTGTATCCTTTCAATACCATATGAAAGAGCACGAAATTATATTTGAGAAATCAAGCTTTTTGAGAGGAGGTAGAAATGGAAACACCAATAAACGAACAGGCGCAGCCCATCATTGAGATCCGGTCTCTGGGAAAAACCTTCCATACAAAAAGTGGCGATGTGAAGGCTCTGGACGATATTAATATTACCATAAACAAAGGCGATATCTTTGGCATCATCGGCATGAGCGGCGCAGGAAAAAGCACGCTTGTGCGCTGTATGAACCTGCTGGAAAAACCAACCGAGGGCAGCGTGTTAGTCGACGGTGAGGATATTTCGGAAATACCGGAAAAGGATCTTCGGAAAGTACGTTATTCCATGGGGATGATCTTTCAGCAGTTCAACCTTTTGGAACAGCGGACTGCCGAAAAGAATATTTTATTTGCGCTTGAGATCGCAGGGTATGACAAGTCCAAGGCCAAAGGGCGCGCAGCAGAGCTTCTGGAGCTCGTCGGCCTCAGCGACCGGGCGCAGTCCTATCCTTCCCAGCTTTCGGGCGGGCAGAAGCAGCGCGTCGCCATTGCGCGGGCGCTGGCCAATAACCCCAAGGTGCTGCTGTGTGACGAAGCCACCTCAGCCCTCGACCCCACTACCACACGGTCCATCCTTACGCTTTTAAAGGATATAAACAAGCGGCTGGGCATTACCATTGTGGTGATTACCCATGAGATGAGCGTTGTAGAGGAGATCTGCAGCCATGTGGCCATCATTGACAAGAGCCATATTGCCGAGCAGGGCAGCGTGGAGGAAATCTTCACCAATCCCAAAACCGCCATCGCGAGAAGGATGATCTTTCCGGATGGTGAAAATCTCACGGGGCATGTTGGCCAAAATTGCTGCCGCATTGTCTTTGACGGAAGCTCGTCCTACGACCCGGTGATAGCCCGCATGATTCTGGAATGCAAGGCGCTGATCAACATAATGTACGCAGATATGAAAAATATCGACGGCATTGCCCGGGGACAGATGGTCATTCAGCTGCCCGAGGACAGCACAACTGCCAGCAAGGTGCTCAA
Encoded proteins:
- a CDS encoding 4Fe-4S binding protein — translated: MIRKIIKIDKEKCNGCGLCVDACHEGAIGLADGVATLLRDDYCDGLGDCLPVCPEDAIHFEEREAAAYDEAAVQAKMEAERVQPKTLACGCPGTSSRKIEHHTKAAGENHHAAPVQSRLNQWPVQIKLAPPKAPYFDNADLLIAADCTAYAYGDFHNEFIKNRITLIGCPKLDDVDYAGKLTDILANNNIRSLTVVRMEVPCCGGIVNAVKTALKDSGKIIPWSVTTVSTDGRILDI
- a CDS encoding nitroreductase family protein encodes the protein MSKDFYSAILNRRSFYAISKKSPISDNKIEEVIGHAIKHTPSAFNSQSSKVILLFGEQHDKLWDIVMETLRQKVPANKFQQTEDKINGFKAGHGTVLYFIDDTVTDSLVEQFPLYADNFPVWAEQANGMLQFSVWNSLEIEGLGANLQHYNPLIDEAVKKEWQVPDSWRLRAQMPFGEPTAMPGDKDFQPLSERLKVFY
- the pyrE gene encoding orotate phosphoribosyltransferase; this translates as MGYKEDFIDFMVRSGVLTFGDFVTKSGRKTPYFINTGNYKTAEQISKLGEYYAACIRENIGEMDFMYGPAYKGIPLVITSAVSLYRDHGVNIPYCFNRKEAKDHGEGGSIIGYKPQDGDKAIIIEDVITAGSSVRESVPLLKGIADVDITALIISVDRMEKGSNDKSAIQEVREAFGITTYPIVTVRDIIAHLYNYEIDGKIVIDDDMKKRMEDHLDKNGI
- a CDS encoding ATP-binding cassette domain-containing protein: METPINEQAQPIIEIRSLGKTFHTKSGDVKALDDINITINKGDIFGIIGMSGAGKSTLVRCMNLLEKPTEGSVLVDGEDISEIPEKDLRKVRYSMGMIFQQFNLLEQRTAEKNILFALEIAGYDKSKAKGRAAELLELVGLSDRAQSYPSQLSGGQKQRVAIARALANNPKVLLCDEATSALDPTTTRSILTLLKDINKRLGITIVVITHEMSVVEEICSHVAIIDKSHIAEQGSVEEIFTNPKTAIARRMIFPDGENLTGHVGQNCCRIVFDGSSSYDPVIARMILECKALINIMYADMKNIDGIARGQMVIQLPEDSTTASKVLNYLRSNGLTVEEVPDYVG